A DNA window from Moorella thermoacetica contains the following coding sequences:
- a CDS encoding 6-phosphofructokinase: protein MLTGNCVVAQSGGPTAVINNSLGGVIEAALGSEAIKEVYGARHGVLGILREDFCDLRREDPASIQGLRYTPGAALGSYRYQLKNQEDYDRLLDIFRRYNIRYFFYIGGNDSMDTAAKVNRLALEEGYDLRVIGIPKTIDNDLPQTDHCPGYGSAAKYLATSVLEMGLDLKCIVTSTKVAIVETMGRNTGWLAAATALARRRPGDAPHYIYLPEVAFDMAAFLADVERAYRQYGTALVVVSEGLVDKNGNYVFNDAATVDVFGHQRLGGLGQFLLNKIERELNLKGRVILPATSQRSAMHLASRTDAEEAWAVGRVAVEAAVKGASGQMVAIRRLEGDTYQVTYELVDLDQVANKEKKLPRAWINEQGNDVTDHFINYVRPLIQGEVSIPFPNGLPAYVNLACHPVKDPD, encoded by the coding sequence TTGCTAACAGGGAACTGTGTTGTGGCCCAGTCGGGCGGACCAACAGCGGTCATTAACAATAGCCTGGGGGGTGTAATTGAAGCCGCCCTGGGCAGTGAAGCTATAAAGGAGGTTTATGGCGCCCGCCACGGTGTCCTGGGTATCCTGCGGGAAGATTTCTGCGACTTGCGCCGGGAAGATCCTGCCAGCATTCAGGGCCTGCGCTACACACCCGGAGCAGCTCTTGGGTCCTACCGGTACCAGTTAAAAAACCAGGAGGACTATGACCGACTCCTGGATATCTTCCGCCGCTACAATATCCGCTATTTTTTCTACATTGGCGGCAATGACTCCATGGATACGGCCGCAAAGGTCAACCGGCTGGCCCTGGAGGAAGGATATGACCTGCGGGTCATCGGCATCCCCAAAACAATTGATAATGATCTGCCCCAGACGGATCACTGCCCCGGTTACGGCAGCGCCGCCAAATACCTGGCCACCAGCGTCCTGGAAATGGGGCTTGATCTGAAATGCATCGTGACCTCTACCAAGGTGGCCATTGTGGAAACCATGGGTCGCAACACCGGCTGGCTGGCGGCGGCTACAGCCCTGGCCCGGCGCCGGCCCGGCGACGCCCCCCATTATATCTACCTGCCGGAGGTGGCCTTTGATATGGCCGCCTTCCTGGCGGATGTGGAAAGAGCCTACCGGCAATACGGTACCGCCCTGGTGGTTGTATCTGAAGGCCTGGTAGATAAAAACGGTAATTATGTATTTAACGATGCCGCCACCGTAGATGTTTTCGGCCACCAGCGCCTGGGGGGATTGGGGCAGTTCCTGTTAAATAAAATCGAGAGGGAGTTAAACCTGAAGGGCCGGGTAATCCTCCCGGCAACCAGCCAGCGCAGCGCCATGCACCTGGCCTCCCGGACGGATGCTGAAGAAGCTTGGGCCGTAGGCCGGGTAGCCGTAGAAGCGGCCGTAAAGGGGGCCAGCGGCCAGATGGTGGCCATAAGGCGCCTGGAAGGTGATACTTATCAGGTAACCTACGAACTTGTGGACCTTGACCAGGTGGCCAATAAAGAAAAAAAGCTCCCCCGGGCCTGGATCAACGAGCAGGGGAACGATGTGACTGACCATTTTATTAACTACGTTCGCCCCCTGATTCAGGGGGAAGTAAGCATTCCTTTCCCCAACGGCCTTCCTGCTTATGTGAACCTGGCCTGTCACCCGGTTAAAGATCCAGACTAG